The Fibrobacter sp. UWB5 genome has a window encoding:
- a CDS encoding PD-(D/E)XK nuclease family transposase — protein sequence MKIKSFDDLDITDPIMFGLVFSNKHIAQPFIEHLLGIKIDHLETPVPEAVLSFDAEHKGVRYDVFARETNENGEMIRSFDLEMQMVDTKELPQRARYYQSVGDGVALSKGGYYTSLKEQYIIFLCPMDIFGRGFPAYHFENRAREDSSVILDDRTFKNFYIFKKYEDFTDPVVKAYMKYFATRNVDSRETRTINDQVSYYKADTLIRSKYMTFEYDLHESKEEGKAEAKLEMIDAMIANDIPVEKIAVISGVPLDEIQKRRSQR from the coding sequence ATGAAAATCAAGTCTTTTGACGACCTAGACATTACCGACCCGATTATGTTCGGACTCGTATTCAGCAACAAGCACATCGCGCAACCATTCATCGAGCATTTGTTAGGCATAAAAATCGACCATCTGGAAACTCCAGTTCCTGAGGCGGTTTTGAGCTTCGATGCGGAGCACAAGGGCGTGCGCTATGATGTTTTTGCTCGCGAAACAAATGAAAACGGCGAAATGATTCGTTCTTTTGATTTGGAAATGCAAATGGTCGATACCAAGGAACTTCCGCAGCGTGCCAGATATTATCAGAGTGTGGGTGATGGTGTTGCTCTTTCAAAGGGAGGTTATTACACTAGCCTCAAGGAGCAGTACATCATTTTTCTTTGCCCTATGGATATTTTTGGGCGAGGTTTCCCCGCTTATCATTTTGAAAATAGGGCGCGTGAGGATTCTAGCGTTATATTGGATGACCGCACTTTCAAAAATTTTTATATCTTTAAGAAGTACGAGGATTTTACGGATCCGGTCGTCAAGGCTTACATGAAGTATTTTGCGACCAGAAATGTGGACTCCCGTGAAACTAGAACCATCAACGATCAAGTGTCTTATTACAAAGCCGACACTCTCATAAGGAGCAAGTACATGACTTTCGAATATGACCTTCATGAAAGCAAGGAAGAAGGCAAAGCTGAAGCCAAACTCGAAATGATTGACGCCATGATTGCAAACGATATTCCTGTTGAGAAAATCGCTGTTATTTCGGGTGTTCCTCTGGATGAGATTCAAAAACGTCGCTCTCAGCGATAA
- a CDS encoding acyl carrier protein translates to MNVKESVLKIIASVCEIEIEKISEQSTVGDFPSWDSMAQLRILQEIESELNVSFEPEELMEMEDVGDIIKVTEGKLQG, encoded by the coding sequence ATGAATGTTAAAGAAAGTGTTCTAAAAATAATTGCTTCTGTTTGTGAGATAGAAATCGAAAAGATTTCGGAGCAATCAACGGTTGGTGACTTTCCGAGTTGGGACTCAATGGCTCAATTGCGCATTCTTCAAGAGATAGAAAGTGAATTAAATGTCAGTTTTGAACCAGAGGAGTTGATGGAAATGGAAGATGTTGGAGACATCATCAAGGTTACGGAAGGCAAACTGCAGGGATGA
- a CDS encoding Fic family protein, translating to MLEAIGSSRIEGNNTTVLDYVSKENLPPAIREREGFVEIGNLEQALQFIEVSSAPIDEQFICELQKMAVAPNAGRYRDTPITIAGSNHEPPAADDVPALMRELVKFINKPYDQQFDLLKVSVAHHQFVWIHPFRNGNGRTARLLTYAMIVRLFDARQSRLFNPTAVFCSDRNKYYEMLKVADSKNNEAMVQWCAFVLQGLLDELQKTEKLTDINYVRKYILKPALQDSLHTGVIGKDIYSALQVSLEKPVFQASDIADIWPNAYTRSRYIRSMLNAGFIAPISEGARKYYLKFAGGPLMVSLIRALNQQGFLPESLMRN from the coding sequence TTGCTGGAAGCAATCGGTTCTTCAAGGATAGAAGGGAACAACACCACCGTCTTGGACTATGTTTCGAAAGAAAATCTGCCGCCCGCAATCAGAGAAAGGGAAGGGTTCGTAGAAATCGGCAATCTGGAACAGGCTCTACAGTTCATTGAAGTAAGCAGTGCGCCCATAGACGAGCAATTTATTTGCGAATTACAGAAAATGGCCGTCGCCCCCAATGCAGGTCGCTATCGCGACACGCCTATTACCATCGCGGGCTCTAACCATGAGCCCCCCGCCGCGGACGATGTTCCCGCATTGATGCGTGAACTTGTAAAGTTCATCAATAAACCGTATGACCAACAATTCGACCTTCTGAAGGTCTCTGTAGCGCACCACCAGTTCGTATGGATACACCCCTTCCGCAACGGAAACGGCAGAACCGCAAGGCTATTGACTTACGCCATGATCGTACGCCTTTTTGATGCTCGGCAGTCCAGGCTGTTTAATCCTACGGCGGTATTCTGCTCCGATCGCAACAAATACTACGAAATGCTGAAGGTTGCAGACTCCAAGAACAACGAGGCAATGGTTCAGTGGTGCGCGTTTGTGCTTCAGGGGCTTTTGGACGAACTGCAAAAGACCGAAAAATTGACAGATATCAATTATGTCAGAAAGTACATTCTGAAACCCGCATTGCAAGATTCCCTACACACAGGCGTAATCGGGAAGGACATCTACTCTGCTTTGCAAGTGTCGTTAGAAAAGCCCGTATTTCAAGCCTCCGACATAGCCGACATCTGGCCCAATGCCTACACCAGGTCCAGATATATTCGTAGTATGCTGAATGCAGGTTTTATCGCCCCCATATCCGAAGGCGCCAGGAAGTATTACCTGAAATTCGCAGGCGGCCCGTTGATGGTGAGCCTTATCCGTGCACTTAATCAACAGGGATTCTTACCGGAATCCTTGATGAGGAACTAG
- the rffA gene encoding dTDP-4-amino-4,6-dideoxygalactose transaminase, with protein MNKIPFNKPPFVGMEFDYVKQAVESGRICGDGTFNLRCHEWLEKHTGAAKALLTTSCTHALEMSARLCNVAPGDEVIMPSFTFVSTADAFVSQGAKCVFVDIRPDTMNLDEKLIEDAITKKTKAIVPVHYAGVACEMDKINEIAKRHNLFVVEDAAQGMMATYKGRALGTLGDFGCYSYHETKNYSMGEGGALLINDPKYNDRAEIIREKGTNRCQFHRGEVDKYTWVELGSSYLPSELNAAYLYAELECADIINDARMASWNAYRERLATLAEKGLVELPYIPEHCKHNAHMFYLKVEDLATRTALLKHLVYNGILAVFHYVPLHSSPAGMRFGRFHGDDKYTTNESNRLLRLPMFYGLKSEEIEYICGKVFEFFGV; from the coding sequence ATGAACAAAATTCCTTTCAACAAGCCTCCCTTTGTGGGGATGGAATTTGATTATGTGAAGCAGGCCGTGGAGAGCGGTCGTATTTGTGGTGACGGAACGTTCAACCTGCGTTGTCATGAATGGCTCGAAAAGCATACGGGGGCCGCGAAGGCGCTCCTGACCACTAGCTGCACCCACGCTCTCGAAATGTCTGCCCGTCTCTGTAATGTCGCTCCCGGCGACGAGGTGATTATGCCCTCGTTTACTTTCGTGAGCACGGCCGATGCGTTTGTTTCGCAGGGGGCTAAATGCGTGTTCGTGGACATTCGCCCCGACACGATGAATCTGGACGAAAAGCTTATCGAAGACGCCATTACCAAAAAGACGAAGGCGATTGTGCCGGTCCACTATGCGGGGGTCGCCTGCGAGATGGACAAGATAAACGAAATCGCGAAACGCCATAATTTGTTTGTGGTCGAAGATGCCGCACAGGGCATGATGGCGACCTACAAGGGCCGTGCACTCGGAACGCTTGGTGACTTTGGTTGTTACAGCTATCATGAGACCAAGAACTACAGCATGGGCGAAGGTGGCGCGTTGCTCATCAATGACCCCAAGTACAACGATCGTGCAGAGATTATCCGCGAGAAAGGCACGAACCGCTGTCAGTTCCACCGTGGCGAAGTCGATAAATACACTTGGGTGGAACTCGGTTCTAGCTATTTGCCGAGCGAGCTGAACGCGGCTTATCTTTACGCTGAACTGGAATGTGCCGACATCATCAATGATGCACGTATGGCGAGCTGGAACGCCTATCGTGAAAGGCTTGCGACCCTTGCCGAAAAGGGCCTGGTCGAGTTGCCGTACATTCCGGAACATTGCAAACACAACGCACACATGTTTTACCTGAAGGTGGAAGATCTTGCGACGCGAACGGCGCTCTTGAAGCATTTGGTGTATAACGGCATTCTCGCGGTGTTCCACTATGTGCCTCTGCATTCGTCGCCCGCAGGTATGCGATTCGGCAGATTCCACGGAGATGACAAGTATACCACCAACGAAAGTAACCGTCTGCTTCGTTTGCCCATGTTCTACGGGTTGAAATCGGAAGAAATCGAGTATATCTGCGGGAAGGTGTTTGAATTCTTTGGAGTGTAA
- a CDS encoding type IV pilin protein → MKKQGFTLIELMVVIVIMGILAAVAVPKLFGMIAKSKASEVGPAAGTYVKLQDAYVAEKGTVVGSMQAIGYSVPTSTVFTYDGFKTGNDVAITSGKASAWTATAGATLNDCVNGVWRLDISANSSSGGAVSYEPKVSSLANCQQPLTPNFCNIGGSGTCTAIGN, encoded by the coding sequence ATGAAAAAGCAAGGTTTTACCCTTATCGAATTGATGGTCGTGATCGTGATCATGGGCATCTTGGCCGCCGTCGCAGTACCGAAACTGTTCGGCATGATCGCTAAGTCCAAGGCTTCCGAAGTAGGCCCCGCCGCCGGTACCTACGTGAAGTTGCAGGACGCATACGTGGCAGAAAAGGGGACGGTTGTCGGTTCTATGCAGGCTATCGGCTATTCCGTTCCGACGTCCACGGTCTTCACCTACGATGGTTTCAAAACGGGTAATGATGTGGCAATCACCTCCGGTAAGGCGTCTGCGTGGACGGCTACTGCGGGTGCAACTCTGAACGACTGCGTGAATGGTGTTTGGCGTCTTGACATTTCCGCAAACTCGTCGTCTGGTGGTGCTGTTTCCTATGAGCCGAAGGTTAGCAGCCTGGCCAATTGTCAGCAGCCGCTTACCCCGAACTTCTGCAATATCGGTGGATCGGGTACCTGCACTGCAATTGGCAACTAA
- a CDS encoding 3-oxoacyl-ACP synthase III family protein translates to MAFFSVNNVAIRGISACVPPKVEENRDIPFYSPEEAEQVIKRTGIERKHIVEPGITNLDLCEKAFYALNEKLSWELDSIDAVFYATQTEDYIMPPNVFVIHNRLNLPENCFALDINHGCPGWVVGLSTIASMISVGCIKRAVFFDGDNCSAINYKLNRETRPLLGDCGTCTALEYDANVNPMEFQVGTLSKEGSALLRKYGRSRTPYTEETFKRELEMLSGSVPVNNDNGGMDGASVFSFGISTVPKNIKDFCRHFNIDMSSVDKVLLHQANKFMLDKIAKKIGASKEQVPSSLKNYGNTTSASIPLTIVSECGDDYASKSMNTIGCGFGTGLSWGTFHFVTDKIVCPKVVVF, encoded by the coding sequence ATGGCTTTCTTTTCTGTCAATAATGTTGCCATTCGGGGCATTTCCGCTTGTGTTCCTCCGAAGGTCGAAGAAAATAGGGATATCCCCTTTTATTCGCCTGAAGAAGCCGAACAGGTCATAAAGCGTACAGGGATTGAACGAAAACATATCGTTGAGCCCGGTATTACAAATCTAGATTTGTGTGAAAAGGCTTTTTATGCTTTGAACGAAAAACTCAGCTGGGAATTAGATTCGATTGATGCTGTTTTTTATGCAACTCAGACAGAGGATTATATAATGCCTCCCAATGTTTTTGTCATCCACAACAGACTCAATCTACCGGAGAATTGTTTTGCCTTAGATATAAACCATGGCTGCCCCGGCTGGGTTGTTGGATTATCTACAATAGCATCAATGATTAGTGTAGGGTGTATAAAAAGGGCTGTCTTTTTTGATGGGGATAATTGTTCTGCCATAAATTATAAGTTGAATAGAGAAACGAGACCTCTTTTGGGGGATTGTGGGACATGCACCGCTTTGGAATACGATGCTAATGTCAATCCGATGGAATTTCAAGTCGGAACACTTAGCAAGGAGGGTAGCGCCTTGTTACGCAAATATGGTCGAAGTAGAACTCCTTATACAGAAGAAACATTTAAAAGAGAACTGGAAATGTTGTCAGGAAGTGTTCCGGTCAACAATGATAATGGGGGTATGGATGGCGCGAGTGTTTTTTCTTTTGGAATATCTACGGTCCCCAAAAATATAAAAGATTTTTGCCGACACTTCAATATAGATATGAGTTCTGTTGACAAAGTTTTGTTGCATCAGGCGAATAAATTTATGCTTGATAAAATTGCAAAGAAAATCGGGGCTAGTAAGGAACAAGTTCCTTCTAGTCTAAAAAATTATGGAAATACAACCAGTGCGTCTATTCCATTAACAATTGTTTCTGAATGTGGTGATGATTATGCGTCAAAGTCTATGAACACAATTGGTTGTGGCTTTGGCACAGGACTTTCTTGGGGTACGTTCCATTTTGTTACGGATAAAATAGTTTGTCCAAAGGTGGTAGTTTTCTAA
- a CDS encoding SDR family NAD(P)-dependent oxidoreductase: MKKFENKVVCITGADGGIGKAISRKFAVEGANLIVCCRSPKDESAIFFSDLKRKYDVNVFPIYFDMSDSESIKNGITEIKSLKVKINVLINNAGIPHLAILPFTKMADVSKVFQVNYFAHLQITQGLLGIISRDGESSIINTASIAGIDGEMGNSVYGATKASMILFTKVLSKELATSKIRVNAVAPGLTDTKFADIMGDKAKLSMEQQSLMGRLANSEEIANTYIYLASSSSSFVNGQIIRVDGGIK; the protein is encoded by the coding sequence ATGAAGAAATTTGAAAATAAGGTTGTTTGTATTACTGGAGCTGATGGTGGAATAGGTAAAGCGATTTCACGAAAGTTTGCTGTCGAGGGCGCGAATCTAATTGTTTGTTGTCGATCGCCCAAAGACGAATCTGCGATTTTTTTCTCTGATTTAAAACGAAAATATGATGTGAATGTTTTCCCGATATATTTTGACATGTCTGATAGTGAGTCTATAAAAAATGGAATCACCGAAATTAAGTCATTGAAGGTTAAAATAAATGTTTTGATAAATAATGCTGGAATCCCTCACCTCGCTATTTTGCCTTTTACAAAAATGGCTGATGTTTCAAAGGTGTTCCAGGTGAATTATTTTGCGCATTTGCAAATTACTCAGGGCCTTTTGGGAATTATTTCGAGAGATGGTGAAAGTTCTATTATTAATACAGCCTCCATTGCGGGAATTGATGGAGAAATGGGCAATAGTGTTTATGGCGCTACAAAAGCGTCTATGATTCTTTTTACAAAGGTGTTGTCAAAAGAATTAGCGACCTCAAAAATTCGTGTGAATGCAGTTGCACCAGGGCTTACTGATACCAAGTTTGCTGATATAATGGGGGATAAGGCGAAATTATCAATGGAGCAACAGTCCTTGATGGGACGCCTTGCCAATTCCGAAGAAATTGCAAATACTTATATTTATTTAGCGTCATCCTCAAGTTCCTTTGTGAATGGTCAAATAATTCGTGTGGATGGTGGAATTAAATAA
- a CDS encoding Rpn family recombination-promoting nuclease/putative transposase produces the protein MTPNQNANNPTTRKEIPEILRGKRYLDPTYDPAFYALLDDEEALADFINSLLHLEDGRKIKSMKYTFNQPLILRAPEAKEIKFDIHAWTEDNRCMDIEIQRASHPFFTDRVLLYGAYLTIDGKIKMDKSPEFKALEENERKRRRYQLPEIVSIWLCNFPLRLEPKNFRDTWHLYSDNAVKQGNPAPVFDKMSYILIDLGEFSRIHAKAESREEKWLYLLTHAGKANASMDFADPILQKALERIEIGSASDELLSSQVDSMVTQDEIDARIADGVVTGRQQGIQQGIQQGIQQGIQQGIQQGLDSTLTALDLLSKGTPVATIAKETKLSEDHIRQLQSKMTK, from the coding sequence ATGACGCCAAACCAAAATGCAAACAACCCTACCACCCGCAAGGAAATCCCCGAAATTTTGCGGGGCAAGCGGTACCTGGACCCAACCTACGACCCAGCATTCTACGCCCTGCTCGACGACGAGGAGGCTCTGGCGGACTTTATCAACAGCCTGCTGCACCTGGAAGACGGTCGCAAGATAAAGTCCATGAAATACACCTTTAACCAGCCGCTCATCTTGCGCGCGCCCGAGGCCAAAGAAATCAAGTTCGACATTCACGCATGGACAGAGGACAACCGCTGCATGGATATCGAAATCCAGAGGGCGTCGCACCCCTTCTTTACCGACCGGGTGTTGCTTTACGGCGCATACCTTACCATAGACGGCAAAATCAAGATGGACAAGTCCCCGGAGTTCAAGGCCCTGGAGGAGAACGAGAGAAAGCGCAGGCGCTACCAGTTGCCCGAAATCGTGTCTATCTGGCTGTGCAATTTTCCCCTTAGGCTTGAACCAAAAAATTTCCGCGACACCTGGCACCTGTACAGCGACAACGCCGTAAAGCAGGGAAACCCCGCACCCGTTTTCGACAAAATGAGTTATATTTTGATAGACTTGGGGGAATTCTCCAGAATTCACGCCAAGGCCGAAAGCCGCGAAGAGAAATGGCTGTACCTGCTGACCCATGCGGGCAAGGCCAACGCTTCGATGGACTTTGCAGACCCTATTCTGCAAAAGGCCCTGGAAAGAATCGAGATTGGTTCCGCCAGCGATGAACTTCTTTCTAGTCAGGTAGACTCAATGGTTACACAAGACGAAATAGACGCGCGCATTGCCGACGGAGTGGTTACAGGTAGACAGCAGGGTATTCAGCAGGGTATTCAGCAAGGGATTCAGCAAGGGATTCAGCAAGGGATTCAGCAGGGCTTGGACTCTACGCTGACCGCGTTGGACCTGCTTTCCAAGGGAACCCCTGTAGCTACCATCGCCAAAGAGACCAAGTTGTCCGAAGATCACATTCGGCAACTCCAGTCCAAAATGACGAAGTAA
- a CDS encoding acyl carrier protein, producing MDLNEFIAHVVDQFEETDASQIVASTKFQELDEYSSLIALSLIAMVDEEYDVTIKGNDLRSAITIEDLFNIVKSKKG from the coding sequence ATGGACCTGAATGAATTTATTGCCCATGTTGTGGATCAGTTTGAAGAAACGGATGCTTCTCAGATTGTTGCTTCTACTAAATTCCAAGAACTAGACGAGTATTCGTCTTTGATTGCTTTGTCTCTCATTGCTATGGTTGACGAAGAATATGATGTGACCATAAAAGGGAATGACCTTCGTTCTGCGATTACTATAGAAGATTTATTTAACATTGTAAAAAGTAAAAAAGGATAA
- a CDS encoding SDR family NAD(P)-dependent oxidoreductase: MYNPYSLDGKTILITGASSGIGRATAIECSKLGANLILTARNEERLKSTLDSLEGVGHKMIVADLTLPADLECLVNSLPKLDGLVNDAGIVMSKPIPFVKKEDVEKVLEINTFAPIMLTKSILKKKLMSNQSSIVMVSSLAAITFAPGNSVYGISKSAIKTFAEYCAVETACKGIRVNSVLPGMVNTEMTRNLSFSSEELEADKNHYPIKRYGNPEEIAWAIIYLLSDATKWVTGTQIIIDGGVHLV; this comes from the coding sequence ATGTATAATCCGTATAGTTTGGATGGAAAAACGATCTTGATAACTGGCGCGTCTTCGGGCATTGGACGAGCAACTGCTATTGAGTGTTCTAAACTTGGTGCTAATTTGATTCTTACTGCTCGCAATGAGGAACGTTTGAAGTCCACTTTAGACTCGCTTGAAGGGGTTGGGCACAAAATGATCGTTGCTGATTTGACTCTTCCTGCGGATCTTGAATGCTTGGTGAACTCGCTTCCAAAGTTAGATGGCTTAGTAAATGATGCTGGAATTGTTATGTCGAAACCAATTCCGTTTGTGAAAAAAGAAGATGTGGAAAAAGTCTTAGAAATAAATACTTTCGCCCCGATTATGTTAACCAAGAGTATTTTAAAAAAGAAACTGATGTCAAATCAATCTTCTATAGTTATGGTTTCATCTCTTGCTGCAATAACATTTGCTCCTGGTAATTCTGTGTATGGAATTTCAAAGTCTGCTATAAAAACTTTTGCTGAGTATTGTGCGGTAGAAACTGCTTGTAAAGGAATAAGAGTTAATAGCGTTTTGCCTGGAATGGTTAATACAGAAATGACTCGGAATTTGTCGTTCTCTTCAGAGGAATTGGAAGCAGATAAAAATCATTATCCGATTAAGCGATATGGTAATCCTGAAGAAATCGCGTGGGCTATTATATACCTTCTTTCTGATGCGACAAAGTGGGTTACGGGTACGCAAATTATTATAGACGGTGGTGTTCACTTGGTTTGA
- a CDS encoding GNAT family N-acetyltransferase, protein MVYPEVIHGMFVDLRSITLDDAEFSYNIRADKRNRDTVGQLAQSLEAQKDFIRWQMQEPNDYYFVVLNKKGERIGLYGAYNIRDGMAELGREVNVGEPTEIMEVSLLVADFCRDVLKLNRICSVVYENNVHHLSDVKKKSTFVKKVVRSGHNALYFEDDLNEESSSSRKIRQMLERLYKKKLTLTKG, encoded by the coding sequence ATGGTTTACCCTGAAGTGATACACGGAATGTTTGTCGATTTACGAAGCATCACGCTTGATGATGCTGAGTTTTCGTATAATATCCGTGCCGACAAGCGGAACCGCGACACCGTAGGGCAACTGGCTCAGTCTCTCGAAGCCCAGAAGGATTTTATCCGCTGGCAGATGCAGGAACCGAACGACTACTATTTTGTAGTGTTGAATAAAAAGGGTGAAAGGATTGGTTTGTATGGGGCCTATAACATTCGCGATGGAATGGCTGAACTTGGTCGTGAAGTGAATGTTGGCGAACCCACGGAAATCATGGAAGTTAGTTTGCTTGTCGCTGATTTTTGCCGCGATGTTCTTAAATTGAACCGGATTTGTTCTGTTGTTTATGAAAATAATGTGCATCACTTGAGCGATGTTAAGAAAAAATCAACATTTGTAAAAAAAGTAGTTCGGAGTGGACATAATGCTCTTTACTTCGAAGATGATTTGAATGAGGAAAGCTCTTCATCAAGAAAGATTCGACAAATGTTAGAAAGATTGTACAAGAAAAAATTAACGTTAACAAAAGGATGA
- a CDS encoding PD-(D/E)XK nuclease family transposase — MSDNTNHSTKNYIVTNEQGEEFLLPKYAATFRILMDDKDTIRDVLNSLLQLDRDHEIVDLEYEFEKPIDIFMPENDPARLDVWVHTRDNRYKNIEMQNKVHAFFFDRLQLYNSYLTLRGKYEFNRSDYFMGLPEEERKYRYYELPETVSIWLCNNPVLRSKEIYKDVWTTYSEYEVKSGNALPISRKNRYIVVDLPNFLQLRKGVKTREDFWLRLISRGPLQVPETEDPIFANALDRLRVSRMNPELLKALEANMFDRHEYEALEAEAYLKGQARGMEKGMEKGAQQEREKNDADNAARDTKRAEFFRSKGVSEAIIAEGFALK; from the coding sequence ATGTCTGACAATACCAATCATTCTACAAAAAACTACATCGTCACGAACGAACAGGGCGAAGAATTCCTGCTGCCCAAATACGCGGCGACATTCCGCATCCTGATGGACGACAAGGACACAATCCGCGACGTACTCAACAGCCTGCTCCAGCTGGACCGCGACCATGAAATTGTCGACCTCGAATATGAATTCGAGAAGCCCATCGACATCTTTATGCCCGAAAACGACCCCGCGCGCCTCGACGTCTGGGTACACACCCGGGACAACCGCTACAAGAATATCGAGATGCAGAACAAGGTTCATGCCTTCTTTTTTGACCGCTTGCAGCTCTACAATTCGTACCTCACGCTGCGCGGCAAGTACGAGTTTAATCGTTCTGACTATTTTATGGGCCTGCCGGAAGAGGAACGCAAGTACCGCTACTATGAGCTCCCGGAAACAGTATCCATTTGGCTCTGCAACAATCCGGTACTCAGGTCGAAGGAAATCTACAAGGATGTGTGGACCACCTATAGCGAATACGAAGTCAAGTCGGGGAACGCTCTTCCCATTTCGCGGAAAAATAGGTATATTGTAGTAGACCTGCCTAATTTTTTGCAGTTGCGCAAAGGCGTGAAAACTCGCGAAGATTTCTGGCTCCGGCTCATTTCAAGAGGCCCGCTGCAGGTGCCCGAAACAGAAGATCCGATCTTTGCGAATGCATTAGACCGTCTGCGCGTAAGCCGCATGAATCCTGAACTTTTGAAAGCACTGGAGGCAAACATGTTCGACCGTCATGAATACGAAGCTCTCGAAGCCGAAGCCTACCTCAAGGGCCAAGCGAGGGGCATGGAAAAGGGTATGGAAAAAGGTGCCCAGCAGGAGCGCGAAAAGAATGATGCGGACAATGCTGCTCGCGACACCAAACGAGCGGAGTTTTTCCGTTCTAAAGGTGTTTCCGAGGCGATTATCGCAGAAGGCTTCGCCCTGAAGTAG
- a CDS encoding 3-oxoacyl-ACP synthase III family protein — protein sequence MAFLTIPNVRVVGLSCAVPKQIKDIKTLDCFESVSEAEKTIALTGVKECRMASATKVCSDYCMNAAERLMECIGWKKESIDCLIYVSVSRDYIEPNTATVIQGKMGLPKTCYTIDVPMACSGYCYGLSVVSSLLSLGCMKRALLLVGDTPSKILSPLDKTMWSIHGDAGSATALEYDPNATPMKFNLMSDGTQYDAIIAPASGVREPVTESSLEMKKVKNGIILNRTHVRMDGMTVFSFTISQIPKCIEDLCENFGIDLHNEMDYLLIHQANKFIDDKIRQKLKLEKEKVPFCLELFGNTSSATIPMTMVTQIREKLMCGTNRMILCGFGAGLSWASAYIETENLNVLPLIEVD from the coding sequence ATGGCGTTCTTAACAATTCCAAACGTTCGTGTTGTTGGCTTATCGTGTGCTGTTCCTAAACAGATAAAAGATATCAAAACATTAGACTGTTTTGAATCAGTGTCTGAAGCGGAAAAGACTATTGCTTTGACAGGGGTTAAGGAATGTAGAATGGCTTCTGCTACAAAAGTCTGTTCTGATTATTGTATGAATGCTGCAGAACGATTGATGGAATGTATTGGCTGGAAGAAAGAGAGTATTGATTGTTTAATTTATGTGTCTGTTTCTCGGGATTATATTGAACCAAATACGGCGACTGTAATTCAAGGAAAGATGGGACTTCCTAAAACATGCTATACGATTGATGTTCCTATGGCTTGTTCGGGATATTGTTATGGATTGTCTGTAGTTTCTTCATTGCTTTCTTTAGGCTGTATGAAAAGAGCCCTACTTCTTGTTGGTGATACTCCCTCGAAGATTCTTTCTCCATTAGATAAAACCATGTGGAGTATTCATGGAGATGCCGGTAGTGCTACTGCGTTGGAATATGATCCAAATGCAACGCCTATGAAGTTCAATTTGATGAGTGATGGAACTCAGTATGACGCAATTATTGCTCCTGCATCTGGGGTGCGAGAACCAGTGACGGAATCGTCCTTGGAAATGAAGAAAGTCAAGAATGGAATCATTTTGAACCGAACGCATGTTCGTATGGACGGCATGACGGTTTTTTCTTTTACAATATCTCAAATTCCCAAGTGTATTGAAGATTTGTGTGAAAATTTCGGGATTGATTTACATAATGAAATGGATTATCTGTTAATTCACCAGGCAAATAAATTTATTGATGATAAAATTAGACAGAAATTAAAGTTGGAAAAAGAAAAAGTGCCTTTTTGTTTGGAATTATTTGGTAACACCAGTAGTGCGACGATTCCAATGACAATGGTAACGCAAATTCGCGAAAAACTCATGTGTGGAACGAATCGTATGATTTTATGCGGTTTTGGAGCGGGATTGTCATGGGCGTCTGCATATATTGAAACAGAAAATTTGAATGTTTTACCTTTAATTGAGGTTGATTAG